GGAAGACGGCGAGCAGGGTGCCCACCAGGCGGGGGTCACCGCGGAGGACGTCCAGGTAGTAGAACGGGATGAAGGTCGTGAAGCCGAGCTGGGTCCAGGAGCGTACGGTGACGACCCCGATGAGGAGCAGAATGCCTCCGACCATCGTGCGGCCCCTGGCGGTCGCCGTTTCGTGGGCACGCGAGGCCGTGGAGATGGAGACGGACAGGCGGGGCAGCACGGTCATCAGCAGCCCCGCCACCAGGACGCCGGGAACGAGCAGGCCCAGGCTTCCTCGCAGCCCGACCCCGGTGACGAGCGCCGTGATGAGCGGCGGTCCGGCCGCGATGCCGATGTTCCCGCCGGTCGAGAAGATGGAGAGACCGGTGGCCTTGCGGTCGCCCGCGACCTGACTGGCGGCGCGGAAGCCCTCGGGATGGTACGCGGCGACGCCGAGGCCCGAGATCACCACCAGCCCCAGCACCGCGGCGTAGGACGGGGCGAGGCCCGTGAGCGCGATACCCAGCGAGGCGAGGACGACCGACAGCGGCAGGAGCCAGCGGCGCGCCGTCTGGTCGGCGAGGTACCCGAAGAGCGGCTGGATCAGCGACGACGTGATGGTGGCCATGAGGACGATGGTGCCGGTGGCGGTGTACGAGAGCTCGAGGGCGGTGCGGAGATAGGGCAGGATCGCGGGGAGCGCGCCCTGATTGACGTCGATCACCAGGTGCCCGAGGGCAAGGAGCGCGAGGAGGCGCACCTTCGGGCGCTCCCGCTCGGCCGGCACCGC
The genomic region above belongs to Candidatus Methylomirabilota bacterium and contains:
- a CDS encoding MFS transporter, yielding MSTPRDRDLAFAPVVAPGPAVVPAVPAERERPKVRLLALLALGHLVIDVNQGALPAILPYLRTALELSYTATGTIVLMATITSSLIQPLFGYLADQTARRWLLPLSVVLASLGIALTGLAPSYAAVLGLVVISGLGVAAYHPEGFRAASQVAGDRKATGLSIFSTGGNIGIAAGPPLITALVTGVGLRGSLGLLVPGVLVAGLLMTVLPRLSVSISTASRAHETATARGRTMVGGILLLIGVVTVRSWTQLGFTTFIPFYYLDVLRGDPRLVGTLLAVFLGAGAVGTLVAGPIADRIGARKYIVIIFLLAAPLAASVLLTRGLLSVILLGALGFVLISTFTVSVVLAQAYLPRNIGMASGLIVGLAIGTGGLGVAVLGWVADHWGVVTALWAAALMPLLGFLVALRLPDPPS